The following coding sequences lie in one Pseudoalteromonas sp. Scap06 genomic window:
- the apt gene encoding adenine phosphoribosyltransferase, producing the protein MTQVTPAIIKNSITTIADYPKAGIMFRDVTTLMANPEAFKATIDAFIDAYKDQGFTKIIGTESRGFIFGAPLSYALGIPFIPVRKPGKLPREVIRQDYQLEYGEDTLELHTDAIVAGDKVLLVDDLLATGGTIEATAKLVAKLGGNATDAAFVVSLPELGGEQRIEKMGINILKLVEFEGE; encoded by the coding sequence ATGACTCAAGTAACACCAGCAATTATCAAAAACAGCATTACTACAATTGCTGATTATCCTAAAGCGGGCATTATGTTTCGCGATGTAACAACCCTAATGGCAAACCCTGAAGCGTTTAAAGCAACCATAGATGCATTTATTGACGCTTATAAAGACCAAGGTTTTACTAAAATTATCGGCACTGAATCGCGTGGCTTTATTTTTGGTGCTCCGCTATCTTATGCTTTGGGAATTCCTTTTATCCCTGTTCGTAAACCAGGTAAATTACCGCGCGAAGTTATTCGCCAAGATTACCAACTCGAATATGGCGAAGATACATTAGAGCTTCATACTGATGCGATTGTAGCCGGTGATAAAGTCTTGTTAGTTGACGACTTGTTGGCGACCGGTGGTACAATTGAAGCAACAGCCAAGTTGGTTGCAAAATTAGGCGGAAACGCCACAGATGCTGCCTTTGTTGTATCACTTCCAGAGCTTGGTGGTGAGCAACGCATTGAGAAAATGGGCATCAATATTTTAAAATTGGTTGAATTCGAAGGCGAATAA
- a CDS encoding DUF2063 domain-containing protein, which yields MSFIDVQNEFMAHIREPNKQPCPTDVEDRRMAIYRDLFFNNINGFVSSAFPVLKTLYSDQQWLLLVRQFFSEHDCQSPYFLDIGEEFITYLMTSYVPRESDPIFMLALAHYEWIELDVSVMKADPRELPLSANKLTHSPLYLSKTARNLSYDYPVQHISEEFQPQQPSEQPYFFVVYRDESDEVQFLATNAMTAMLLSIIENEAGSTFEQVCQQVSENAPQFNLEQITQGALSTLTAMAQRQIIVTKNQD from the coding sequence ATGAGTTTTATCGATGTGCAAAATGAGTTTATGGCCCATATTCGAGAGCCTAATAAGCAGCCGTGTCCAACCGATGTTGAAGACAGACGAATGGCTATTTACCGAGATCTGTTTTTTAATAATATTAATGGCTTTGTTTCATCGGCATTTCCAGTTTTAAAAACACTCTATAGTGATCAACAGTGGCTATTACTGGTTCGTCAATTTTTTAGTGAGCATGATTGCCAATCTCCTTATTTTTTAGATATAGGTGAAGAATTTATTACCTATTTAATGACAAGCTATGTACCTAGAGAGTCTGATCCGATATTTATGCTGGCGCTAGCCCATTATGAATGGATTGAGCTTGACGTGTCTGTAATGAAGGCTGACCCCCGTGAGCTCCCTCTAAGCGCTAATAAGCTTACTCACTCTCCTTTGTATTTATCTAAAACAGCGCGTAACTTAAGCTACGACTATCCAGTGCAACATATTAGTGAAGAGTTTCAACCTCAACAGCCTTCAGAGCAGCCGTATTTCTTTGTTGTTTACCGCGATGAGAGTGATGAGGTGCAATTTTTGGCCACAAATGCCATGACCGCCATGCTACTGTCTATTATTGAAAATGAAGCGGGAAGTACGTTTGAGCAGGTTTGCCAACAGGTTAGTGAAAATGCACCACAATTTAATCTTGAGCAAATAACACAAGGGGCACTGAGTACCTTAACAGCTATGGCACAGCGGCAAATTATAGTGACAAAAAATCAAGACTAA